The DNA region CTCGACCCAGCGGTCATAGATGTCATGCGGCGTGCAGCTGCGTTCGCGGCACCAGATATGGTTCTTGGCGGCGCGGTGGACGACATTGCCTTTGCGGTCGATGACGAACAGCGTGTTGAAGAAGCGGTCTTCCATCACATCGGGCCAGCGCGCCTTGCATTGCCCGATGATATAGGTGTCGTAATGGCGCGCGAGTTTGCCCAGAGCCTCGGTCTCTTCGCCGGGCAGGTCGATGAACATCTCGCGCGCGGCGGTGACATGGGGGACGTCGAAAATCTCATCGGTAAAGCCGGTCAGCGCGCCCTCGGCCAGCGCCACGACCCGCACCGGCGCATTGATCGAGATGATCGAGATCGCCGCATGGATCGCCTCCTCGATGGTTTCGAGGTTGTGCTTGATGTGTTTGCGCTCGGCCACGCCGGTGGTGATGGTCGACAGACCGATGGTCATATAGGGCGGAATATAGGGCGGGCGTTCGGTCATGTCTGGTCTCGCTCATCGTCGGATGCCGGGCAAAACCCGCCCGGAGCCCGGTGTCGGGTCTGATCTCGCAAAGACTGGAACCGGCACGAGGGCCGAGCAATGATACTGAGGTATGATCGCTTTCGCGACGCGCTTGGCGGGGGACCGAGGGGATGCTAGGCTGCCAGCCTGTTTTTCCCAGCACAGCCCGAGGTCGGCCATGCTGCTCGATACTGCGGATTTCGGCGATCGCCTGCTGTCGCTTGTCACGGCCGCCCTGCCTCTTGACGGCTGTTGCTTCTACCGGGTCGAGAACGGATGCCACGCCGTCAACCATCGGCTGTCCGAGCTGTCGCCTTATTGGCTTGAGAAATACCGCAGCTATTTCTGGCAATTCGACCCGTTGCATCCGGCGCGGATGACCTGCGCAAGCATCCGGGTGCAGGCGCTCGACCGCTCGGCCGGGCCGGTGAGCCCCGGCGAGCGCGAATATCTCGCGGGGTTTCTGGCGCCCCAGCGGACGCTGCATCAGGCCGAGCTTTATTTCCGTCAGGGTGCAGAGATCGTCGCGGGCGCCTCGCTGTTGCGCAATGCCGATCAGGGCGGGTTCAGCGCCGAGAATATCCGGCTGCTGGAGGCTTTGGTTGATTTCTCGGGCTTCGGCACGGCCGAGAAACGGGTGCAAGCGCTGGCGGGAAGCACGCTGTCTCCGCGCGAGCGGGAAATCGCGGTTCTGCTCGGGCGGGCGCTTTCGAACAAAGAGATCGCGCGTCACTTCGGCATCGCGCTGCCCACGGTGAAAACCCATGTCAGCCGCATTCTCGAAAAGACCGGCACGCAAAGCCGCGCCGAATTCATCCGCCGCTTTCCCGATGATGGCGCGGGTCTCGGCTAACAGGCACCGACGCACCGCCCGCGCCTATTTCGGCGGATCGGCCAGCAGGTTGATGATCAGCGCCATTGTGGCAATGCCCAGACCCGGGATCAGCATGAGGCGCGGGGTCTCGAAAATGAACATGCGATATTCAAAAAGCATCGCGCCCCAATCGGGCCGCGACGGATCGACCCCAAGCCCCAGAAACGCCAGCCCGGCATAGGCCACCACCGCCTGACCGGCCTGCGCGCCCGCTTGCGCCGACAAAAGCGGCAGGATGGCGGGCAGGACATGGCGCCGCAAAAGCCCGGCGCGCGTCACGCCAAGCGCCCGCGCGGCGCGGATATAATCGAGCCCAAGCGTGCGGTGGGTCAGGCTGTTCGCGGTCAAGGCCATCGGACCAAGCCCCGCCAGCCCCAGCGCAAGCCCGGCCGTCAGCGGGTTCAGACCAAAGAGCGCGCCCGCGACCAGCGCCCAGATCAGCGTCGGCAGGACGATGAACAT from Paracoccus aminophilus JCM 7686 includes:
- a CDS encoding helix-turn-helix transcriptional regulator, coding for MLLDTADFGDRLLSLVTAALPLDGCCFYRVENGCHAVNHRLSELSPYWLEKYRSYFWQFDPLHPARMTCASIRVQALDRSAGPVSPGEREYLAGFLAPQRTLHQAELYFRQGAEIVAGASLLRNADQGGFSAENIRLLEALVDFSGFGTAEKRVQALAGSTLSPREREIAVLLGRALSNKEIARHFGIALPTVKTHVSRILEKTGTQSRAEFIRRFPDDGAGLG
- a CDS encoding ABC transporter permease — translated: MRLRWVHVAAAMLIAFAATGAFWQPYPPGAVDMLAKNLGPSLPHPFGTDHLGRDLASRMMEAAGRSLLVVALVALIGFLGGMLTGSIAALLGGWRERLLLRAAEMFIVLPTLIWALVAGALFGLNPLTAGLALGLAGLGPMALTANSLTHRTLGLDYIRAARALGVTRAGLLRRHVLPAILPLLSAQAGAQAGQAVVAYAGLAFLGLGVDPSRPDWGAMLFEYRMFIFETPRLMLIPGLGIATMALIINLLADPPK